A region of Halococcus sediminicola DNA encodes the following proteins:
- a CDS encoding branched-chain amino acid ABC transporter permease — protein MSDEPTGRTGTDGGTANESVGEGETGFRARWQAVRDRETTVFVLTVLGVVLFPYLFARAPVISPALQGYQELASLMLIWGIFAIGFNLVLGYTGLLSFGHAAFWGVAAYAAGWVSANVVGSPVVLVLVGTVAAVVLAWLFGVLSLRRGGIYFAILTLAFAQMIYYVALGPLSTLTGGENGFTDVEIGELFGTFDLGSELPSIGGLLLGNWMYAFIGLLTVLSVVVLYRILNSPYGLVFRAIRENEQRAEFVGLDVRRYKLMSFVLSGAFAGVAGSLFTIHGGYVPLESLYWTTSGEVVIMTVLGGVGSIIGPMIGAALYLYVEVIVSGFDTIGPFWHLILGLVFVAVVVFAPRGIWGLLTDAGARLTGRDR, from the coding sequence GTGAGCGACGAACCAACCGGGCGGACCGGCACCGACGGCGGCACCGCGAACGAGAGCGTCGGCGAGGGAGAGACGGGATTCCGCGCTCGCTGGCAGGCGGTCCGCGACCGCGAGACGACCGTGTTCGTCCTCACCGTGCTCGGCGTCGTGCTCTTTCCCTACCTCTTCGCGCGCGCACCGGTCATCAGTCCGGCGCTGCAGGGCTATCAGGAACTCGCGTCGCTGATGTTGATCTGGGGCATCTTCGCCATCGGGTTCAACCTCGTGTTGGGCTACACTGGACTCCTCTCGTTCGGTCACGCGGCCTTCTGGGGCGTCGCGGCCTACGCCGCCGGCTGGGTCAGCGCGAACGTCGTCGGCTCGCCAGTCGTGTTGGTGCTCGTGGGGACGGTCGCGGCGGTCGTGCTGGCGTGGCTGTTCGGCGTGCTCTCGCTGCGCCGCGGCGGCATCTACTTCGCCATCCTCACGCTCGCGTTCGCTCAGATGATCTACTACGTCGCGCTCGGGCCGCTCTCGACGCTGACCGGCGGCGAGAACGGCTTCACCGACGTCGAGATCGGCGAACTGTTCGGCACGTTCGACCTCGGGAGCGAACTGCCCTCCATTGGCGGACTGTTGCTCGGCAACTGGATGTACGCCTTCATCGGGCTTTTGACGGTGCTCAGTGTGGTGGTGCTCTATCGCATCCTCAACTCGCCCTACGGACTGGTCTTTCGCGCCATCCGCGAGAACGAACAGCGCGCGGAGTTCGTCGGTCTCGACGTCCGACGGTACAAACTGATGAGTTTCGTGCTCTCGGGAGCCTTTGCGGGCGTCGCGGGCAGTCTGTTCACGATCCACGGCGGCTACGTCCCGCTCGAATCGCTCTATTGGACGACCAGCGGCGAAGTCGTCATCATGACCGTCCTCGGGGGTGTCGGCTCGATCATCGGGCCGATGATCGGCGCGGCGCTCTATCTCTACGTCGAGGTCATCGTCAGCGGGTTCGATACCATCGGCCCGTTCTGGCATCTCATCCTCGGACTCGTCTTCGTCGCCGTGGTCGTGTTCGCACCGCGCGGCATCTGGGGGCTGCTCACCGACGCCGGGGCGCGGCTCACCGGGAGGGATCGCTGA
- a CDS encoding branched-chain amino acid ABC transporter permease, with protein sequence MSLLSDMIVILLNGFQQGAIYVLLAVGLSIILGTLKFVNFAHGALYLVGLYVGLLVSQEISLTNGKLADWGFSQVGLDLGFLVALVVVPLFVFAIGLLMERFVARPFYDRADTDQILLTFGIAIAIQELFRVLFGGQSLPFDQPGWASGPVSLPVVGNFPQWRLWVIAITAILVLVVYALIEFTDFGLIVRAGTQDAEMVRLLGVKITRPYIVVFGIGAALAGIAGVVGGPLNPVNPNVGTDILVPAFLTVVIGGLGSIRGAVLGGLTLGMTQAFLIQWNLVIPALGINYGFSQWSQVGIYAIAAVILLVRPQGLLGSEVDVS encoded by the coding sequence ATGAGTCTGCTCTCCGATATGATAGTCATTCTGCTCAACGGCTTCCAGCAGGGCGCGATCTACGTCCTGCTGGCGGTCGGACTATCGATCATCCTCGGCACCCTCAAGTTCGTGAACTTCGCCCACGGCGCGCTCTATCTCGTCGGGCTCTACGTGGGACTGTTGGTCTCACAGGAGATCTCGCTCACGAACGGGAAGCTCGCCGACTGGGGCTTCTCGCAGGTGGGATTGGACCTCGGCTTTCTCGTCGCACTCGTGGTCGTCCCGCTGTTCGTCTTCGCCATCGGTCTCCTGATGGAGCGCTTCGTCGCGCGGCCCTTCTACGACCGGGCCGACACCGACCAGATACTGCTTACCTTCGGCATCGCCATCGCGATTCAAGAGCTGTTTCGCGTGCTCTTCGGCGGCCAGAGCCTCCCGTTCGACCAGCCCGGCTGGGCCTCCGGTCCCGTCTCGCTGCCGGTCGTCGGAAACTTCCCGCAGTGGCGGCTGTGGGTCATCGCCATCACCGCGATACTGGTGCTCGTCGTCTACGCGCTCATCGAGTTCACCGACTTCGGACTCATCGTGCGCGCGGGCACGCAGGACGCGGAGATGGTGCGCCTGCTCGGCGTGAAGATCACACGCCCGTACATCGTCGTCTTCGGCATCGGCGCGGCGCTCGCCGGTATCGCCGGCGTGGTCGGCGGTCCGCTCAATCCCGTGAACCCGAACGTCGGCACCGACATTCTGGTTCCCGCGTTCCTCACCGTCGTCATCGGCGGTCTCGGCAGTATTCGGGGAGCGGTGCTCGGTGGGCTGACACTCGGGATGACACAGGCCTTTCTCATCCAGTGGAACCTCGTGATACCCGCACTCGGCATCAACTACGGCTTCTCGCAGTGGTCACAGGTCGGCATCTACGCCATCGCCGCGGTCATTCTGCTCGTGCGCCCGCAGGGACTGCTCGGCAGCGAGGTGGACGTCTCGTGA
- a CDS encoding substrate-binding protein: MAGCLGGGGGGNGSGGGGGNGSGGGGSGGGNGSGGGGGGGGKDYPSLGNFPIQGDKAIFGFNVPTSGPYSAEGEDELRAYNLAKKHLNNGGGWVDSQFDDLSGDGVLGMQIDSVKGDTATDADTATQSASRMVNRDGVIMFSGGSSSAVAIAQQGVAQDNKVQFMCCLTHSNDTTGKDCVRYSFREVFNAYMTGQALAPVVTEEYGKNKKFYQLYADYTWGQTQQASMKKFFEEAGWTQVDSVATPLGTSDYSSYLSEAANSDADVLFLNHYGLDGSTSLTQAVDAGIDQNMEIVVPLYNRPMAQAAGGAIEGIFGTIAWDSQIDNKPTKQFTKAFQNEYDRIPSGPAQLAYAQTLNYAAAVERAGTFYPPEVIKQLEGYEYDNVGMGPELMRKCDHQAQRAVPVARGLPKSEQTEGNFIEIVNLTSRKDLGYPCDGGPAAECELGDYE, encoded by the coding sequence ATGGCGGGTTGCCTCGGTGGCGGTGGCGGCGGAAACGGCTCCGGTGGCGGCGGTGGGAACGGCTCCGGCGGTGGTGGTTCCGGCGGCGGGAACGGTTCTGGTGGCGGCGGTGGTGGCGGTGGCAAGGACTATCCCTCGCTCGGCAACTTCCCGATTCAGGGCGACAAGGCGATATTCGGGTTCAACGTCCCCACCTCGGGACCGTACTCTGCGGAGGGCGAGGACGAACTCAGAGCCTACAACCTCGCGAAGAAACACCTGAACAACGGCGGCGGTTGGGTCGACTCGCAGTTCGACGACCTCTCGGGCGACGGCGTACTCGGCATGCAGATCGATTCGGTCAAGGGCGACACCGCGACCGACGCCGACACCGCCACCCAGTCGGCCTCGCGAATGGTGAACCGGGACGGCGTCATCATGTTTTCGGGTGGCTCGTCGAGTGCGGTGGCGATCGCCCAGCAGGGCGTCGCCCAGGACAACAAGGTGCAGTTCATGTGCTGTCTGACCCACTCGAACGACACCACGGGGAAGGACTGCGTGCGCTACAGTTTCCGCGAGGTGTTCAACGCCTACATGACCGGGCAGGCGCTCGCGCCGGTCGTCACCGAGGAGTACGGCAAGAACAAGAAGTTCTACCAGCTGTACGCCGACTACACGTGGGGCCAGACCCAGCAGGCTTCGATGAAGAAGTTCTTCGAGGAGGCCGGCTGGACGCAGGTCGACAGCGTGGCCACCCCGCTCGGAACCTCCGATTACTCCTCGTATCTCTCGGAAGCGGCGAACTCGGACGCGGACGTCCTCTTTCTCAACCACTACGGGCTCGACGGCTCGACGTCGCTTACGCAGGCGGTCGACGCCGGCATCGACCAGAACATGGAGATCGTCGTCCCGCTCTACAACCGCCCGATGGCACAGGCCGCGGGCGGGGCCATCGAGGGCATCTTCGGGACCATCGCGTGGGATTCACAGATCGACAACAAACCCACCAAGCAGTTCACCAAAGCCTTCCAGAACGAGTACGACCGGATCCCGTCGGGACCGGCACAGCTCGCCTACGCACAGACGCTGAACTACGCGGCGGCTGTCGAGCGTGCGGGGACGTTCTACCCGCCGGAAGTCATCAAACAGTTAGAGGGGTACGAGTACGACAACGTCGGGATGGGGCCCGAGTTGATGCGCAAATGCGACCATCAGGCCCAGCGCGCGGTGCCGGTCGCCCGCGGCCTGCCCAAAAGCGAACAGACCGAGGGCAACTTCATCGAGATCGTGAACCTCACCTCGCGAAAGGACCTCGGCTACCCTTGCGACGGCGGCCCGGCCGCCGAATGCGAACTCGGCGATTACGAGTGA